tttcaaaaacattTGAACTTTTGAAACTAATCATAACGAACTataataacataaattaataatttatttaaacggataattaaaattaataatcaataTTTCATACGCTCAGAAAAATggtaataaataacaaaaacatcaacttgaaacaattataaattttcttttagtaATATTGGCAAACAGAAACTTGCcgtaatttaaatattttttgcattgcTTCAATTAATCAAAACTGGCATCGAAATtgtttctttgaaaataaatttgaactaaaaaagagaaagtttttatttcattttatgaaaaaaaaaagaaatatatatttaaaatgaatgcaaaatgatacatttttataaaaagggatttttgttaaacaaaaaaagaaggaatAATTAGTAAATTTAGCTTCACAATCGCTTCACGTACGAAAtcgaaatgtttttgtttttgtgccctAGGGAGAATTCTTTGTCTTTTTCTGTGtgtaaaattgtaaaattataattaaattaatacaaattgtTGTCTTTTAAGCGCTAGAAcgttaaaaactaaatgcgCAATGCAGCAGAGtttaataaactaaaataagTTAGCGtaaattaatgttaattttaaattaaagtatAATTAACTCTACTGTTTGTTTATGGTTTGTCCGCTTTGCTTTCAATTActaaatacatacattaaaTATAGCAAAATATAGCCTAGATGCTTGCATGCCTAACCTAATAATTTCAATGTTGTTCAAAAATGCCCAGAGGCCGATCTTTGACCTCTACCTAACTAATTAACGAACTAACTAACAAACTAATCTCTAGCTGACCACATACATGCGcgtacatacacatgtataaaAGTATTCAATATGACGGAATTATAAACTAAATTGTGGAACATGGAATTGCTAGCTGTATCTGAACGTTGTCTACAACAATACGTTGTCCAAAAATACAATACTACGAATACCAACTAAGCCTGTCTCCCTCCATTGGGGGTGGTACGGCTCTCGTTGCCCTACAACTAATTAAAACGCTAATACGTTGGGTGGTGGTCTGAGTTAACTCCGCGTGTATTtgtctcagtgtgtgtgtgtgtgtgtgtgcgtgctagaTGCTTgagtacaaattaaaatagatttttttaaagttaaaattatatgtatgtatatgtataaaccTAAGCCTTTAACAGTAGGTAGTATTTAGGTTCTCAGTCTTCGCAGAGAGATTTCCAGAGTTGCGGGCAGCTAAACTACAACTGATCTATGGACTCAACGGGCACTAAGCTGGGGGCTTACCAAAGGCCCTACTCTAGTGGCGCTTCTAAAAGGTCATGAACTGTCTGGCCGCGGCCGCGTAGAGGTACCGTTAGGCGCTCTCCGTCTTTACCACAATCGGCATGGGTCCGCCCAGGCCGAGCGGCGATTTTTGCAGCAGTTCctcctgctgcagcagcattggCAGATTCATGTTCATCTTCATGTCTATCAGCGGCATTGGTGACTTTGGCTCCTCGCCACCTcgaccaccaccaccgccgccaccaccaccaccgccacctGCACCGCCAGCTCCACGCGATTCGTAGCGTGTGTGGGTGCGCATGTGGCGGGTGATCATGTCGCGACGGCAAGCAGCATACGGACACTGAGGGCATTTGTACGGCTTCTCGCCGGTATGGGTGCGCTGGTGCGTAGACAAGTGGTCGGAGCGCGAGAAGACCTGACCGCACACCTTGCAGGTGTACGGCTTGACTCCAGTATGCAGGCGCATGTGTCGGGTGAGCATATCGGAGCGGGCAAACGAGCGATGGCATACGTCGCAGGAATAGGCTTTGGTTATGTCGTTGGCGGGATTGCGCGACTTATGGCGTGATGCCATGTGCTTGGCCAGCCGATCGTGCAGCGAAAACATTTGACCACATGTCGGGCAAACATAGGCCACATCCGAGCCGGGTGGCATTTCCTCCACCACCGGCGACACGTCCAGATTATAGCGCCAGGCCACCGTCTCTTTTGTGGTGGGTGAAGCCACATCACCCTTAATCACCGGCACGCCCACTGTTGTGGTGGGCACATGTGAGTGCAGTGGATGCATGGGCATCTCCATTTTGAtcatggctgctgctgcagcagctgccgctgcgtgcgccgctgctgccgtcATGGCATACGGAGACATAGCAGCGGGCTGGGCCAGGGTCGAGGTGGGCGTGCTGCTGGTCATCGAAGTGCTCGAGTGCGTGCTGGATGCCGGCGATAATGCATTCATGCTTTCCAGACTGCTGGCGGCACTCATTGAGGCGCTCGGCGGTGGCATCATGGCCGCAGCACTGGCATGCAACGGCGGCGACCCCGACTTATACTTTTTCGGCTCGCCGAGCATATCGCTACGCATGCAGAGATCCAACGGACGTTCCTGCGGTGGCGGCATGGGCTTCTCGCCGGCCGACGATGCCGAGGAAGTCTTTTTCTTGGCTGGCTTTGGACTGACGCGCGTGGGCTGCGCCGTGGTCACAGAGGAGTCACTGCGCGGTGGTGAGGGCAGCGAGGGCGGCGGCGATGCATTCATCAGCACGGCGGGCatcaattgttgctgctggctgccattaatgctgctgcttggTGTCTTGCCCTGGCTGGTGGGCGAGGTCTCCGTCTCGGAGGCTATGGAGGAGGGCGTGTGCTGCAGCGGCGAGGGATAGAGATCATGGCGTCGCCGGAACACCTCATTCAAATACTTGGTATGCAGATAGTAGCCAAACAGCGGCGAGGGTATGGGAAAGTATCGATCATACGGGCTTGGCATGTGCTCAGTCTTGATGTCCACATGAAGCGGATTCTCCTTGGCAGCTGTGGCACTATCTGGCGCTGGCTTAGAGGCCGGCGTCGCAGCCACCTGCAGCGGACTCATGCTTATTCGCGGACTATCCTGATCGTCCTGATCTGAGTGCGAGAGCTCCTCCGCTGAGAGATCCGCCTCGGCCTCGATCTGTTCCTCATCGCTGGCTGCTGTCAGTGCATCACGCTGTTCTCTCTTAATGTAGTTAGCCTCGTCTTGCTGCTTGTCATCTTGCGCTGCTTCGCCGTTGTCTTCTTCGCCATCACCTTCCATTTCCTCCATATCTCCCTCATCCATGTCCATCGGCTCCGTTTTGCAGGCGAcgccattattattattgttgttggtgttattattgttgttattattattgttgttattattattattattattattattgttgttgttgttgttgttgttgtggtgcaGCTTGTCAAGCACGGCTGAAAGACGCTTGCGCTTGCGCTGCTTCCATGGcataatgttgttgttggccacaaacggctgattgttgttgtgctgctcGACGCTGGCAACTGCGGCAGCGACCGCTGCAGaggcagccgccgccgccgcctgctgATGCAGACTGAGTGCCAGCGGCAAGTGCTGGTGAGGCATTGGATGCCGATACTGAAGTTGAGCATAGGGCGCATAGTGGgaggcagcggctgctgctgcggccgccgctgctgccggtGGCTGCTGTGCGGGCGCATAGTGCTGGTTGGGGTGATGATACTGCGCTGGATGGTGGTGCTGATGCGAGtgtggatgatgatgatgataatggtGGGGATTGTGCGAGCCGGCGGCGTGATGATGATGCCCCATGGGGTCGGTGCCTTCTGCCATCGTCATTAGGTCAACTTTTTGTGGCGTGGGCGTCGTGCTAGCAACCTTCTGGCGATTCTTGAGTAGCCTAACCTTGCGCGGCCAGGGATTCTTGCGGGCGACCTGACGGGAGCGATTTGGCTGCAACAAAAATAAGGGGAAGAAGTACATTAATTTTCAGACAAgtaattatgcatgcatatgtatactTGGTATTTATTCAAGTATAATCTACGTATCTGTAAGATTCTTAAATGCGCTTGCATTTccatttttgtgtatttatatttatatttggcaCTCGTACTGTAATAATTGCTCGCATACCGGCATATTCTCAACCCGTTTTGCAGtaattttaatgtaattttaattttaatcttTATTCCTTAGAAGCTGCCAAGTTTCAAACGTTTAGTTAACTGATCTTTCTTTGTATAATCCTTTATTTCAGCTAGCACGGGAATTGTTTTGTGCTCGGGAAAATATTTCTGCACCAAAGTCAAATTCAAAACTGCGTAGAACTTGCGTCGACAGCTTTAAAAAGGAATCCTGCTATCTCGCTCTACGTTGCGGTAAGTCAAAGCTGTCAAAGTGGCAATAGGCAATTGCTGTCTTTTTCGgccaaatgcattttcaaCAATCTGGCAGCACTGCATTCTGAGTGCTTCAGCCGTATTTGAATAGAAAAGTTAGAGGGAAAAAAGCTTAGAGCGGATTTTACATAAAGctattatattcatttttttttaaatatgctgatgagtttttttattttttatttccattAACCTGAGTCTCCATTGCTGCGAGCtacaatatttctttttaaagctTATCGTTTTGGgtatcgttttgtttttgtaagtTGGCAGCATTGTGGCCCATGCTAAGCTTATTGACTATCTGGCAACGCCGGCGCTACTGCAACGTGCAGCTTGCAGCTTGCAATTGGGAAAGCCGTGGCGCCTCATAAACTGAGTCCAATCAGTCAAGCATCAAAATGCTGCACTTGCTCTTGGCTTTCgctcaacaaataaataagataaattttcgctgtcgctgccaaaACAGAcaacgtcgccgtcgccgtcgccgtttaCGCTGCGTTAGTTTTATGCGTTTGGCGTTTGTCGCTAAATCTGCTGCTCCCTGGTCACGCcctggacttggacttggacctGGTACAACTGGCGACGCCAACAACTACGTCTCCATCTCCCGCTgtggctttgtttttttttttttttttttttttttttattgcgctGCCAGCAAATTTTATGGTGCTCAAGTTTATGACATTGCCTTGACCGCCGCCTGTCGTCGCACTCGCCGCTCGTTGGTCATTCCGAGGCAAGTGGAAATCAATGAATGGTGAGTCGGTTGGTAACAGGCGCACACAGCATCCTAAGCCGACGTCTGGCGCCAACGTtcgcaaataattaaaagttaCACACATGAAGCGCAAGTTTAGTTGAACTCCCGTAACCAGTGGCCAGTAGTCAGTAGCCAGTAACCAGTGGGCAGTGGGCAGTGGCCAGTGGTCGGTGCCAACTGGCTGCTGGCAGAATAGGACAGGACAGTGCACACTGCACAGGCAACAACGACGGCACGTCTGGAAGGACGTTTGCTGCATTGCGCTTATCCTTGTGATATATGAATATTGTGCACACACGCACCCTGGCACCCTGGCACCCTGGCTTGGCGGGTGGGTCGGAGGAGGTTGAGCTACGAGTTCTTGTACGCTGCACGCTTCACTTGCCTTTTGGCTACGACTACCGAGCTGGGGGGTGCGGGGGCATGGCTGAGTTGGCTTTGTGTCTGACATAAGCTGGCAGTTTATGGTgggtcgccgtcgccgtcgttgtcgttgtccttctgtttgcaatttgcgcctacaacagcaacacggcagcagcaggagtCGGTGCCGGGTCCGGGTCTGGGTCCGTGTCCTTAACGGTCACGTGTTTGTGTTACGTGTTGAGAAAATGAAAAGAGCCCAACGAACGAGCGCGTCGCACGAGTTGTGGTGGGTAGTTGTTCGGGTGTTGAAGTGCCGGCGACATGGACACCTGTGTCCTTCCTCCCGCCCGTCCTGTGCCAGTTAGTggcttgttattgtttctgTTGTCGCATGTGTATGAGTGTCTGGCGCACTCGTTTAATGGAGTGCGTGCGCTGTCCATTGTCTTGGTCCCAGTCTCTTTAAAgcttttattaactttttcgaTTTTACAACTTAAATGGAAATGCTGAAAACTTTGCTCGTTATGTCCCATATCATCACAACTCTTGTTCTATTTTCTGTTGCGCAATAAGAACCTTCTCTGCAGCCACTGCCCCCTGTGAGGTCGGGGGTCAACATTTATGGCACCCCAAACGGCGAACGGCAATTAATATTCTTAATTAGCGTAATTAAACAACGCAGCACTGACAACTATGCAAAAAACTTTTGCTCCACCACAAATACTCTACGGCAATGCCACCCTTTCCTTTTCTGCGCCAAAAGACATTGAGGTTTAGTTTCtgcatatatttcttttgttattgtataacgaaaaaaaaaaacataaattttcaCGCCCGTTGCCCTGTGCATTGCAAGCACGCGAAAAAGCTGGCGTTAAGGAACAGAACGCAGTAAAATCCGCGAAGGAGCCGCAGAGAAGTTTGATTTATGGCGTCAGACTTTCAAAATTTACTTAAAGaattcagatatatatatttttttgcatcagaaaaattgcatttcagTTCGTTTTGTGCCAAATGAAGTGTTAATTTGACTTTCAGTTGGATAACTCAGCAAGAGTTTTAAGTAGGTGCTGTTGTCAAGGTTACAAAAAGTGACAAAAAGGCCAAAGTTAGTTCTCAATAGAATAGTTATAATGGAAGTAGGCCGTACACGTATTGCACtctaaaaatgtaaatgactTTACAACTTCATTAGCATTAATGACAGTAAAACAAAGATATTAAAGACTCACTTAAGAATTGAAGCGTCAgcaatgaacaaaaaacaagcatCACACATGCATTTGACAACCCTGTCGAATTGGCCAGTACTAATGGCTTCTTGTTTATGTCTTGTGCAATAACCAAAAActaaacaacagcaaaaaaaaaaaaagacacagTTTATGGTCGTATCCCGAAAAGTATTTTATGACCATTCATTTGCTGGCTCAGCACATCGACAACAGCATGAAATAAGTTTCATTAATGAAGCAAGAcgtcaaattaaaaatctagCAAGCAACTTATTGTTAAACTGTTGAATTTAAGCAAATCTcagaaaaacataaacatgGCGCTTCACGGCGAAACAGCAAAACAGCGAAACATGCTTGTAAGCAAATGTTTGGTGAAACTGGAACAACGCCGTGTCGTTTtcgagatacagatacatgcAAAAGTATCTATGCGATACatcaaaacaaataagtgCAAGGCAAGTATAAAAAAGGTGCGAGCAAGATGCCAGATAAGCTGTGCGCTATGCTTAATTACATTATTTAACAATAAACGAGACGAGGAAGCAGCCAGCATTAAATGGCGctcatttgttgctgttgttcttgttagcttttcattttgctgGCGCTGCGTTGAGCGCTGTTCATTGTGAGctggaaaaatgaaaattgcaaatagctataaaataagaaagctgcgaaatttaaaaatgtgcaaTGCCAGTGGAAATATGATTCATTGTCACTTTTTTGAGCAGCATAATTATATGACAACCGTTTTAACACCAAataaaacaatgcaaataacAAAAGCGTGAACTACAAAaaccaagcaacaacaacagcaacaacactaACAAAGTGTATTGTTGCATTAAATGCAACGTAGCTGCTGGACAGAGCGGGAAAGGGCGAGTGTAGGAGGGAGACTGAGTGTGAGGGGGAGTTGCTGCAATGGCGGTCACAATGGGCGCCTCAttcatgcatgtgtgtgtatgtatttgtttatttagctTTAGTCACGcttattacacacacacacacacacacacacacacacacacacatacaaacgcaCCGAAACTTGATGAAGTTTTTAAGTGGCGCCCCCCTTCGGCCAGCTATATCAACTGGCCGTGCTGTCTCTGTCgctgttgtgttgttgctgctgttgttgttgttgtcaccaATGCGATAAGCTCTTTGGGTCTGTGTGTGCCTATGGGCGTCCCTACGGCGAGCCCTCACAAAGTTAACTAAACAAAATTGcagaaattaaaatgtaaacaaattgtgTGCACGACGGGACAGACACGCCCTGCCCTGCTCTGCGCCCACACACAGAGACGCGGCGACCTGAGTGTACTTCTTTATTAGCCATGTGCTTGttatttgcacaaaatgtTGGCTTTCATTTTGGTAGCTGCTCCAAGTGGCtgtatgtgcgagtgtgtgcatgtgtgtttgtgtattggTATGGAGCCTAACACATTAAACTGGCAAATGTCTGGCTGACGCCATTTAAGCACACTTCAACGACTTCAACATcaacgagcaacaacaacgtgaTACGCATTGATAATGGACAGCTTAgtgttgcaacagcagcagcaacaacaacgacaacatcaGTCAAAGAGAAGTCAAAGCCAGTTGTATAGAGTTGTTCAGtcaaaagcaaacaatgcATGACATAGCACAAATATGgccaataaaataaaacgccATTTACACAgcgcaaaagcaacaacaaacagcaacaacagcaaagcaaatacaaaataaaaataaaaatgaagtgCGCATCAAGTGAAAacagagaaaagaaaaagctaTTTATACGCCTACGCCTAAGCGCGAGCCAATGAGCGAAGCCCACTTGATGgtaatgacaacaacaaaaacaacagcaacagcagcagcagcagcagcaacaaaggcaGAGCTAGCAACAAGACCAAAGCAACATGTTGCAATGCTCACAAAACACGCCCCATTCCAGCGCAAGCTCATACGTACTTAGTCGGGCAAAGCTTGTTAGAAAGctctttttaattgatttaaaatgcacatacacacacacacatacgcaagCTAACaatcagtcagacagacagaaacagaaaaaggTTGTCTCTCACTCCCTCTCATTTGTAATTGAGAGCTGCCGGCTTCCAGTTTCAGAGTTGCTTTTGCTGGCGCACTGCAATTAAAATGATCACCGTAATTTAGAGTACGACTACGAATTGGTTTTGCTGCTCATTAAATGCCAGACCAAATTTGACGTCAATATGCGAGCTAACGATATGctaattgttgctgccgctgttattgttgttgttgtttttgctagTTTTGTGTCATTAATTAAGAGGATCATTGGAACCTCTGATCTCGGCCAGAGATTGACGTGCAACCTACGCCGCCTGcatcggctgctgctgctggagcagctAATGCTACCGTTGCACAAGTGGATAATGCCAGATAATGGCAATTTCCTGCCACTTGGccaattgttgctgccgtgcAAGAGCAACACccagcacacatacacacacacacacactctcgccCCTGGCTGACCgcagcttaaataaaattacattcaaattcaattgtaaatgcattttatcTGTTGgttttctgttgctgctgccggtgTTGCTTCGACTCTCCATCGCTGTAAACTGCAATCATGTTGCACATTTTTCTTTAGCTGTGCCCCGGCTCCGAGTCCGcgtccgtgtccgtgtccaaGCCCGAGTCCAAGTCCGAGTCGCCGGCCTAGACGCTGGCCTTTTACAATcaaatgtaattatttttgCAATATACACCTTCAGCTGCCGCTaccgctgcctctgcctctgccagtggtgctgccgctgctgctagAAGTTGCCGGCGTGGCAGCAACAAGTTGCTTAGCATACTTCCGTTTGCCACAAAGGCCGGGCGATCGCGTGATCAAAGTCAATTTAGTTACGATATACAgacacatttgtttttgttgctgttgctgacgctgctgctgctgctgctgcagttgcagttgcacgtGGGCCGGGCCCAACGATCCTGTCGTCATCTGCTGCCGTTGCAGTTTTTTTGTAGTTACCTTTTGATCGGCTGTTCAGCTAAATTAAACCATTGCCGCCTTATCGACGAGAAACCAACCAGCAGCCGTCTGGCTGTACTAAGGTAACTGCGGCGCCTGCGGTCGCCCAAATGAGAATAAAATGGGCCAAAGGAGCTGCCAGTTCTGGCCAGGGTTAAATTCGAACCGGTTTGCAAGCATTTAATGGCTGTAAGATCGGCAAAAACTCGTCTCTAGGAACTAAGCCAGTTAAATGCCTCATAAATGTGGTAGCAACTGAAAACATTTCGAAATTACAAAAGATGATTCATAGACCTTAATCGAGGGGCCAGGATAAACGATCTTTGTCGAGGACTCCCCCTTTTGGGTAACTGGAACGCAGCAAATTATCTGCTCTTAGGTTTTTCTATATCCCATAGAAATAttcttataaaaataattgaaaacttGAAACATTAAACGTTGATAGCTGTCTAGCATTTCTAAATATAACTTTCtttctcttgttgttgtattagcatttcaattaatttgaccTTCTACTTCCTGTTGCCATTTTTTGTACACATATTTCTCGGCATTTattcctcctcctccttctcTAAATGTTTATCATAATTAGCTACACGATTTTCTGCTTAATTGCCAAAGCGCCAAAAAATTA
The sequence above is a segment of the Drosophila virilis strain 15010-1051.87 chromosome 3, Dvir_AGI_RSII-ME, whole genome shotgun sequence genome. Coding sequences within it:
- the klu gene encoding uncharacterized protein klu, producing MPPNRSRQVARKNPWPRKVRLLKNRQKVASTTPTPQKVDLMTMAEGTDPMGHHHHAAGSHNPHHYHHHHPHSHQHHHPAQYHHPNQHYAPAQQPPAAAAAAAAAAASHYAPYAQLQYRHPMPHQHLPLALSLHQQAAAAAASAAVAAAVASVEQHNNNQPFVANNNIMPWKQRKRKRLSAVLDKLHHNNNNNNNNNNNNNNNNNNNNNNNNNTNNNNNNGVACKTEPMDMDEGDMEEMEGDGEEDNGEAAQDDKQQDEANYIKREQRDALTAASDEEQIEAEADLSAEELSHSDQDDQDSPRISMSPLQVAATPASKPAPDSATAAKENPLHVDIKTEHMPSPYDRYFPIPSPLFGYYLHTKYLNEVFRRRHDLYPSPLQHTPSSIASETETSPTSQGKTPSSSINGSQQQQLMPAVLMNASPPPSLPSPPRSDSSVTTAQPTRVSPKPAKKKTSSASSAGEKPMPPPQERPLDLCMRSDMLGEPKKYKSGSPPLHASAAAMMPPPSASMSAASSLESMNALSPASSTHSSTSMTSSTPTSTLAQPAAMSPYAMTAAAAHAAAAAAAAAMIKMEMPMHPLHSHVPTTTVGVPVIKGDVASPTTKETVAWRYNLDVSPVVEEMPPGSDVAYVCPTCGQMFSLHDRLAKHMASRHKSRNPANDITKAYSCDVCHRSFARSDMLTRHMRLHTGVKPYTCKVCGQVFSRSDHLSTHQRTHTGEKPYKCPQCPYAACRRDMITRHMRTHTRYESRGAGGAGGGGGGGGGGGGRGGEEPKSPMPLIDMKMNMNLPMLLQQEELLQKSPLGLGGPMPIVVKTESA